Part of the Gracilimonas sp. genome is shown below.
GCCTTGATCGCAACCACATATTATGCCATCAAAAGCCAAAACCAAAAAAGCGTACAAGACCAACTGTTGGATAAACTGGGCAATCTGACTGACGCCATCTCATTGCAGGAGAAACAATCCCCAAACGCATCCCCAATTCCCTTAAGTGAACTTACTTCAACACTGGATGCTGATGCTGCTCTTTATAAAGACAAAACCATCAACACCTCTACCACCAGCCAGATTTATAATCAGCACCTGCTTCCGAGAATTTTGCCCTGGGATGTGTACGATTCCATTTATAACCGGGGAAACAGCCAGGTTACCCGAAAAGCCATCCTTGGTAATCAGGAACTGTTGATTGGATATCAGCCCTGGCTTAACACAGAAGGGTCGATTGCCGGTATTGTTGCCATTCCTACCTTTCTGGAAGCCCCGAAATTCAATGAACAGCTACTTTCAACAACTAGCTATTTGCTCGGATTTTATGTCATCATATTCGGGCTGTTCATTATTGCCGCTTCATTGATTTCAACCCAATTAACCTCACCACTCGAAGCACTTAGGGAAGGGCTTAAAAAAATATCAGGGGGCGATCTGGAAACTACTCTCCCGGTAAAAAGTAAAGATGAAATCGGCTCGCTGACCAATGCTTATAACGTTATGGTGTACCGGCTGAAAGACTTACAGAAAGACCTGGCCCGCGCCGAAAGGGAAGCTGCCTGGAAAGAAATGGCCCAGCAGGTTGCCCACGAAATCAAGAATCCGCTTACGCCCATGAAACTAAACCTCCAACACCTGGAGCGACAGCTGAATGTTTCGGAAGATGAGTTCAAACTCATGAAGCCAAAAATTGAGAAGATCGCGGCAAATATGATTGAACAGATTGAATCACTCAGCCAAATTGCATCCGATTTCTCCAAGTTTGCCCGCCCTACCGATCAGGAGTTTAAACCGGTTGAAATGAATGAACTGATTGCATCGGTGGCAGAGCTGTATGAGCCGGAAGAGAACCTCACCATAAAAACTGAACTTCACCAAGGAAAACTCCGGGTTCTTGGCGTTAAAGACGAACTGCGGAGGACACTTATCAACCTCGTTAAGAATGCGCATGAGGCCATGCCCGAAGGCGGCAAAGTCACCTTGACAACTGCTCTGAGCAGGGCAAAAGACAAGGCGGTCATATCTGTGAAAGACAATGGCGAAGGTATTCCGAAAGAAACTCAGGGTCAGATTTTTGTGCCAAACTTTTCCACTAAATCGAGCGGAACCGGACTGGGGCTGGCCATCACTAAAAAAGTCATTGAAGCACACGATGGCGAGATTTCTTTTGCCTCCGAAAAAGGAAAGGGAACTACCTTCATCATTCATCTTCCCTTAGACAAAACCGAATAGACCCAATAGCCAATCTTTATCGCTATTGGAGAAAATTTGTCCGTACCTTTGCGCTCCTCCTATGAAAAATCCGCGCAAAGATATAAAGAAAGAAGGGCTGAAGTTAGTAGCTATTGGTAGCCCCATCATTGCCACTCAGCTTTTACGAATGGGGCTCAATTTTACCGATACGGTAATGGCCGGAAACCTGTCTGCCCTCGATCTTGCGGCCGTCGCCATCGGTAATGCCATTTATATGCCCATTGGAATTTTTTGTATGGCCACGTTGATCGCCATCAATCCGGTGGTTTCTCAATTTCTGGGTGCCCGAAAGTTTGAAGAGATTGGCAAAAGCGCCCGGCAGATGTTCTGGCTCATCATCTTACTAACCATTCCCGCTTTTTTCCTGATCCGAAACCTGGACCTGGTGATGCACCTGGTGGGCGTAACCGCGGAAATCATCCCCCTCGCCGATGGATACCTCAAAGCCATCTCCTGGGGCGTATTACCGCTGCTTGCCTACGCCGGTGTACGATACTTCAGTGAAGGGTTATCGGTTACCAAGCCGGCTATGTACATTGCCGCGGCAAGCCTGGTTTTAAACGTCGGCGCCAACTACGTGCTGATGTACGGCAAATTAGGATTCCCGGCTTTGGGAGCGGTTGGCACCGGCTATGCAACCTCCATCATTAATCTGTTCGGGGCCATTGTATTCATCGCCTTTACCGCATCTTTTAAGCCATTCAAACGATTTAATATTTTCGATCGGACAACCGGTCCGGAGTGGAAGTACATTGGTGAACTCATTAAAGTAGGTGTACCAAACGGGGTGAGTTCATCTATGGAAATCCTTCTTTTTGCTACCGTCAGCTTGCTGATGGGAACACTGAGCGTTAAAGCTGCCGCTGCTCACCAAATTGCGATTAATGTGGCAGCTACCATGTTTATGATTCCTTTCGGGCTTTCCATGGCTATTTCCCAACGGGTCGGCTTTTCCCTGGGACAAGGTTCTATGGCCAATGCCCGCTTTCGGGGTTTTGTGGGAATTGTCATTTGTGCCGGCGTGATGACGCTCACCGCCTTGCTGTTATTCCTGGCACCGGAATTCATCATCAGCATTTACACCGATGATATGGAAGTAGCTTCTGTTGCCATTTCCTTACTGTTTATGGCCGCTATTTTCCAGATTTCAGACGGACTGCAAGTCGGTGCTTTTGGCGCACTTCGTGGATTAAAGGACACTCGCATTCCCATGATCGTGAACTTCATTTCGTACTGGCTTGTGGGGTTTCCGACCGGATACCTGTTAGGGATTTATCTCGGATATGGCCCGGAAGGATTATGGATTGGGCTGATCGGTGGACTGACTGTAGCAGCTGTATTACATAACTACCGGTTTAATAGGCTCACGAAAGCCAGAACTTAACTGAATGAAGACCCGGCCCAAAAGGTTTGGATAACATCCCCAAATTGTTATCCTACCATATGCCCGTATTCATTCATGACATAGCCACTTCAGTTCCGCCTTTTTCGAGCGATCAGCAGCATATCCGCGAGGTAATGAAAAAGCATGTGGGCACAGATCGAAAAACCGAAGCTATTATTCACCGCATTTATACGCAGTCGGGCATTGAGAAACGGCATTCTGTGGTACAGGATTTTGAACCCAACGAACACGGGAGACTATTTTTTAACGGTCAGGTTAAATCTGAGCCCGGTACGGCCGCCCGGAACAAGGTGTATGAAGATGAATCAAGAAAGCTTTTTGTGGATGTCGGGCGGAAACTGCTTGCTGACAATCCTCATATCTCTTCCGAAGAAATCACCCATGTAGTCACTGTATCCTGTACCGGTTTTTTTGCTCCCGGGCCCGATTATGAACTGGTGAAAGCTCTCCGGTTGAAACCTTCTACCGAACGTTTTCATGTGGGGTTTATGGGATGCTATGCCGCCTTCCCGGCTATGAAAATGGCCCAATCATTTTGCAAAGCCGATCCGAATGCCGTGGTGATGGTGGTTGCAGCTGAGCTATGCACGCTTCACTTTCAATTCAGAAATGACATCGACAATTTGCTATCCGGGTCTGTGTTTGCAGATGGGGCAGCAGGAATGATCATCTCTTCAAAACCACCCAAAAAGCAAGGTTTTGAAATCCGGAAGTTTGCTTCTTCCCTGGCTCCAAAAGGGGAAAAAGATATGGCCTGGACCATTGGTGATTCCGGCTTTAATATGATCCTTTCCACTTATGTGCCGGACATCATCAAAGAGAACCTGGAATCTGTTGTTCAGCCACTTTATGAGGCTTATCAGCTTTCCAGAGCGGATATCGATTACTGGGCTTTGCATCCGGGTGGGCGTGCAATCCTTGACAAAATTGAGGACAGCCTGAATCTGAAACCCCATCAAATATCAGCATCCCGGGCTGTGCTTTCCGAGTTTGGGAATATGAGCAGCGCCACGGTTCTGTTTGTACTCAAGAAGCTGCTGGATTCTGATTTAACAGCCGGACAGTACGTTCTTCCCATGGCTTTTGGTCCGGGTTTGACCATCGAAAGCGGCCTCTTTGAAGTTCACCATCCGGACGAGGATTGATCCATGCCTGTTTTTCTGTCAAAGCGCCGGCCGGATTTAATTGAATATATGGATCGGGATGATTGTGATCCTCACCTGCTGGAAAATACCTATCGGCAGTTTGCGACTATTAACTTGCTGCTGTCACAATGGAAACGGATTTATAAAAACGAACTTCGGCCACTGATGGAGAAAGGTAAAACTTATTCTCTCCTCGACATCGGCTTTGGAGGCGGAGATGTAGCTCTCAAACTTTCTGAATGGGCAAAAAGGGATGGGCTCGATTTGCAAATCACAGCTATAGAAACTGATCAACGAGCCTTTGAATTTGCCCGGCAGCAGAAGGCTCCTGATCAGGTTACATTCAGGCATTGTTCTTCCACGGATCTGAAATCCCAATCCCGTGCGTACGATTTCGTGATTTCCAATCATGTGCTTCATCACCTGTCAAAAAATCAAACGCTACAGATATTAGACGAAGCGAAGTCGCTTGCCCTTCAAAAAGTCATTTTCAATGATATTGAACGGAGTGATATTGGCTTTGGCCTCTTTGCCACTTTTGCCCGGCTGATTTTTCGTAATTCCTTCATTGTTCCCGATGGATTGATTTCCATAAAACGAAGTTACACCAAGGCGGAATTGGCTGAAGTCGCCCCTGCCGGATGGCAGGTTCAACGCTTATTTCCCTTTCGTTTATTATTGAAGTATGACAAAAACTAAGCCCGACATACCGGTGATAATTGTAGGTGGAGGGCCCGTTGGATTATTTTTGGCCATCTGCCTTATTAAAGAAGGAATTGCATGCCGTGTACTTGAAAAGCGAAAAGAACCCGTACCAGATTCACGCTCATTGGGCATTCACCCTGTATCGCTGGAGCTGTTTGATGAAGTGGGGATCACGGAGCCATTCTTAAGTGCCGGTTTGAAAATCAGGAAAGGAATTGCGCTTACCAAAGACCAGAAGCTGGGTGAAATCTCCTTCGAAAATTGCCCGACACCTCATAATTATATTCTCGCTAGTCCGCAATTCACCACAGAAAAAATTCTGCGTAATGAACTGAGCAAACTTGATGAAGATGCTTTGATAACCGGAGCAACCGTAAAACACTTCGATGAGTATGGGCAGTTTGTGGAAATCACCTATTCCATTGATCAGCAAGCGAATCAGCGAATAACGACTGACTACATCATCGGTTGTGATGGGAAAAACAGTGCTATCCGCCAAAAAGCCTCAATCCACTATTCCGGGAAAAGATATAACGACACCTACATTATGGGCGATTTTGAAGATACCACCGATTTCGGTCCCGATGCGGCTGTATTTTTGCTAAAAGAAGGCCTGATTGAATGTTTCCCGCTACCGAATGGCATGAGACGCTGGGTGGTAAAGACCGATGATTATATACCGGAACCAAGTCAGCTAAAACTCGCTACTTTGGTGCAGGACAGGCTGGGTTATGACTTATTTGGCATAAAAAGCACAATGCTCAGCAGTTTTGGAGTGCAGCATTTTATGGCTGAAACCTTTGCAAAAGGCAGGGTATTATTGGCCGGTGATGCCGCTCATGTTGTAAGCCCCATCGGAGGACAGGGGATGAACCTCGGCTGGCTGGACGGCCGGGTGCTCGCTGATTCTTTTGCTCTAATTAAAAACAAAGATTCTGGTATCGCTGAACAGGAGTTTCGAAGGTATTCCGAACATCAAAAGTCTATTGCAAAAAAAGTGGCCCGAAGAGCGGAAATCAATATGGCACTGGGACGAAAACAAAGGATGCCTGTATTCAGAAACCTGTTTGTAAAGGGCATGCTGCATTCACCCCTCAAGAATAAAGTAGCGGAGATTTTTACAATGCGGGGGCTCGGCAGCTGGTGGATTTAAATATGAAATGAAAGAATGGAGGTTGAACCGATTTCAGGGTTTTGTGTGTAGGTAAGGTCTGCCTCCAGCTTTTCCGCCAGGTTTCGAATGATGGCTTTTGGACTTTTCATTCCTTCAACATCCTTTTGAATATCCTCTGTTCCACGGCCATTATCCGTCACAATAACCACAACTTTTTCCTTCCCGGTCTGCTTCAGACTTACGATTACCTCTCCTATTTCTTTACTGGAAGATGCTTTTTTATATGCAGCGGTCATCAATTCATTCAAAATTAAACCACAAAGCATGCTTCTTCTGCCATCCAGCTGTGCGTCTTCAAAACGTAAAGTAAATCTCACATCCACATCTGAATCTTCGAATGATTGTTCTACCTGACCGGCTATCAGTCCCAGGTATTTTGATAAGTTGATGGTTCCGGATTCCGACTTCTCAGACAAGAGAGGCTGCACGTTCATCATGGATTTAATGCGTGTATTCGTAGCCTTCAGTATTTTTCGGGAGTCAAGATCTCTGATTTCTTCCAGGTCAAACTCAAGGAGGTCAGAAATTGCAGACAAGTTATCATTCAGCCGAGTGTGGATGTCCAGGATTTCCTCCTCCCGTTCAGCCAGTTTTCTCTCCACCTCGTCAAACTTTTTGGAACGCTCGATGGCGGAAGCAACATGAAGGGCCAGCGATTCAAAAACAGGCACATCTTCGTTCACAAACATTTGCCCGTCCTTTTTGTTGATGGCCTGAAGTACGCCGAATGCCTGCCCCTCATTATCCTGCAAAGGCACACAAATGATATTCCGGGTTGTGAAGCCTGTGGACAGGTCTTTCCAGAAAATATCGCTTTCCACCACATCATTAGAGATGAAGGGTTGGTTATACGATATTACCCATCCGCCAATACCCTTGCTTTTCGGAACGGCCATCCCCATAATCTCATCTTTCACGGGGCCGGTTGGAATGCTGACGTTCAAATCACCGGTGAGTTCATCCAAAAGCATAAGAGAACTCGCTTCCGAGTTCATCACTACCTTGGCAGCCTCCATACATTTGCGAAGTACTTCCTTTAGTTGCAGTGTTCGGTTTATACCATCTACCACATGCAAAAGGAGTGCTTCATGGCCTGGAGTCTGAGGTCCTTCCCTGACTATATTTTTGTCCTGATTTTTAATAACGATACCCGAAAAATTATACTTATCAGA
Proteins encoded:
- a CDS encoding MATE family efflux transporter; amino-acid sequence: MKNPRKDIKKEGLKLVAIGSPIIATQLLRMGLNFTDTVMAGNLSALDLAAVAIGNAIYMPIGIFCMATLIAINPVVSQFLGARKFEEIGKSARQMFWLIILLTIPAFFLIRNLDLVMHLVGVTAEIIPLADGYLKAISWGVLPLLAYAGVRYFSEGLSVTKPAMYIAAASLVLNVGANYVLMYGKLGFPALGAVGTGYATSIINLFGAIVFIAFTASFKPFKRFNIFDRTTGPEWKYIGELIKVGVPNGVSSSMEILLFATVSLLMGTLSVKAAAAHQIAINVAATMFMIPFGLSMAISQRVGFSLGQGSMANARFRGFVGIVICAGVMTLTALLLFLAPEFIISIYTDDMEVASVAISLLFMAAIFQISDGLQVGAFGALRGLKDTRIPMIVNFISYWLVGFPTGYLLGIYLGYGPEGLWIGLIGGLTVAAVLHNYRFNRLTKART
- a CDS encoding 3-oxoacyl-[acyl-carrier-protein] synthase III C-terminal domain-containing protein, giving the protein MPVFIHDIATSVPPFSSDQQHIREVMKKHVGTDRKTEAIIHRIYTQSGIEKRHSVVQDFEPNEHGRLFFNGQVKSEPGTAARNKVYEDESRKLFVDVGRKLLADNPHISSEEITHVVTVSCTGFFAPGPDYELVKALRLKPSTERFHVGFMGCYAAFPAMKMAQSFCKADPNAVVMVVAAELCTLHFQFRNDIDNLLSGSVFADGAAGMIISSKPPKKQGFEIRKFASSLAPKGEKDMAWTIGDSGFNMILSTYVPDIIKENLESVVQPLYEAYQLSRADIDYWALHPGGRAILDKIEDSLNLKPHQISASRAVLSEFGNMSSATVLFVLKKLLDSDLTAGQYVLPMAFGPGLTIESGLFEVHHPDED
- a CDS encoding methyltransferase domain-containing protein — protein: MPVFLSKRRPDLIEYMDRDDCDPHLLENTYRQFATINLLLSQWKRIYKNELRPLMEKGKTYSLLDIGFGGGDVALKLSEWAKRDGLDLQITAIETDQRAFEFARQQKAPDQVTFRHCSSTDLKSQSRAYDFVISNHVLHHLSKNQTLQILDEAKSLALQKVIFNDIERSDIGFGLFATFARLIFRNSFIVPDGLISIKRSYTKAELAEVAPAGWQVQRLFPFRLLLKYDKN
- a CDS encoding NAD(P)/FAD-dependent oxidoreductase; protein product: MTKTKPDIPVIIVGGGPVGLFLAICLIKEGIACRVLEKRKEPVPDSRSLGIHPVSLELFDEVGITEPFLSAGLKIRKGIALTKDQKLGEISFENCPTPHNYILASPQFTTEKILRNELSKLDEDALITGATVKHFDEYGQFVEITYSIDQQANQRITTDYIIGCDGKNSAIRQKASIHYSGKRYNDTYIMGDFEDTTDFGPDAAVFLLKEGLIECFPLPNGMRRWVVKTDDYIPEPSQLKLATLVQDRLGYDLFGIKSTMLSSFGVQHFMAETFAKGRVLLAGDAAHVVSPIGGQGMNLGWLDGRVLADSFALIKNKDSGIAEQEFRRYSEHQKSIAKKVARRAEINMALGRKQRMPVFRNLFVKGMLHSPLKNKVAEIFTMRGLGSWWI
- a CDS encoding GAF domain-containing protein: MVDGINRTLQLKEVLRKCMEAAKVVMNSEASSLMLLDELTGDLNVSIPTGPVKDEIMGMAVPKSKGIGGWVISYNQPFISNDVVESDIFWKDLSTGFTTRNIICVPLQDNEGQAFGVLQAINKKDGQMFVNEDVPVFESLALHVASAIERSKKFDEVERKLAEREEEILDIHTRLNDNLSAISDLLEFDLEEIRDLDSRKILKATNTRIKSMMNVQPLLSEKSESGTINLSKYLGLIAGQVEQSFEDSDVDVRFTLRFEDAQLDGRRSMLCGLILNELMTAAYKKASSSKEIGEVIVSLKQTGKEKVVVIVTDNGRGTEDIQKDVEGMKSPKAIIRNLAEKLEADLTYTQNPEIGSTSILSFHI